One Mycobacterium sp. SMC-4 DNA window includes the following coding sequences:
- a CDS encoding SfnB family sulfur acquisition oxidoreductase — protein MSAPASAHEVLDIATKLSAEFEAGASRRDAERNLPHDQVVALKDSGLLAISVPESHGGIDVLAVVLAEVFRLIAHADPSLAQIPHSHFVFLEALRLQGTDAQQGFFFDLVRDGALLANAQSELGPHGIDVDTTRLTRRRDGDFVLSGRKFYSTGALFADWVVVRASLDDGRAPTAATPKSVAFVPRDADGLEIVDDWDGMGQRTTASGTVTLEDVVVPADHVVAFSPIFTVPTTYGARAQLLHSAIDVGIATGALAAGVRQAQRARPHFEASVDTAVDDPTLIALAGELTVTVRGAQALLADAARAVDNATTDLTEESAAAASVAVAVAKVAAVRAALEASSALFELGGTRSASASGNLSRYWRDARTHTLHDPTRWKLQHIGRHTLSGTRPPRHGQI, from the coding sequence ATGAGCGCACCGGCGAGCGCCCACGAAGTGCTCGACATCGCGACGAAGTTGTCGGCCGAGTTCGAAGCCGGCGCCTCGCGCCGCGATGCCGAGCGCAACCTGCCCCACGATCAGGTCGTTGCCCTCAAAGACTCTGGGCTGCTCGCTATTTCAGTACCGGAATCACACGGCGGCATCGATGTGCTGGCCGTGGTGCTGGCTGAGGTGTTCCGGTTGATCGCGCACGCCGACCCGTCGTTGGCACAGATTCCGCACTCGCACTTCGTGTTCCTCGAAGCACTGCGGTTGCAGGGTACCGATGCTCAGCAGGGGTTTTTCTTCGACCTGGTGCGCGACGGCGCTCTGCTGGCCAACGCGCAGTCCGAACTCGGCCCGCACGGCATCGACGTCGACACCACCAGGTTGACCCGCCGGCGGGACGGCGACTTCGTGCTGTCGGGCCGCAAGTTCTACTCGACCGGCGCACTGTTCGCCGACTGGGTGGTGGTGCGGGCGTCCCTCGACGACGGTCGGGCACCGACGGCGGCCACGCCCAAGTCGGTGGCGTTCGTGCCTCGCGACGCGGACGGACTGGAGATCGTCGACGACTGGGACGGTATGGGGCAGCGCACGACGGCCTCGGGCACGGTGACGCTCGAGGATGTGGTCGTCCCGGCCGACCATGTCGTCGCATTCTCGCCGATCTTCACGGTCCCCACCACCTACGGCGCGCGGGCGCAGCTGCTGCACAGCGCCATCGACGTCGGCATCGCCACCGGGGCGCTGGCCGCGGGGGTGCGTCAAGCCCAGCGGGCCCGGCCGCACTTCGAGGCGTCGGTCGACACGGCGGTAGACGATCCGACGCTGATCGCGCTGGCCGGTGAGCTGACGGTGACCGTGCGGGGCGCGCAGGCGTTGCTGGCCGATGCGGCACGGGCGGTGGACAACGCCACCACCGACCTCACCGAAGAGTCGGCTGCCGCGGCGTCAGTGGCTGTCGCGGTGGCCAAGGTCGCGGCGGTGCGCGCCGCACTGGAGGCGTCGAGCGCCCTCTTCGAGTTGGGTGGGACGCGCAGCGCCTCGGCGTCAGGAAATCTGTCGCGATACTGGCGCGACGCCCGAACCCACACGCTGCACGACCCCACCCGATGGAAGCTGCAGCACATCGGCCGTCACACGCTGTCGGGCACCCGCCCGCCGCGCCACGGCCAAATCTGA
- a CDS encoding LLM class flavin-dependent oxidoreductase, with protein MGIRLHWFLPTYGDSRLIVGGGHGQPAGAASGDRDASIDYLASIVRAAESFGFTGALIPTGAWCEDAFITAALLARETTSLAFLVAFRPGLVSPTLSAQMAATFARHAPGRILLNVVVGGEAHEQRAFGDHLGKDARYARCDEFLDVVRRLWAGESVTRDGEHIQVENATIPSHPDPVPPLYFGGSSAAAGPVAARHADVYLTWGEPPEAVRDKVDWIRKLAAEQGREVRFGIRLHTISRDSAAEAWAQADRLIAALDEDTVRNAQNSLRRSESEGQRRMLALHEAHRRDGSWHDARSLEVAPNLWAGVGLVRGGAGTALVGTHTEVADRIAEYADVGIDEFIFSGYPHLEELFWFGEGVVPLLRQRGLFTAEKPSVATVSIPFVGAAR; from the coding sequence ATGGGAATCCGCTTGCATTGGTTCCTGCCCACCTACGGCGACAGCCGGTTGATCGTCGGCGGCGGTCACGGCCAGCCCGCCGGTGCGGCCAGCGGCGACCGTGACGCCTCGATCGACTATCTGGCCTCGATCGTTCGCGCCGCTGAGAGCTTCGGCTTCACCGGGGCTCTGATACCGACGGGCGCCTGGTGCGAGGACGCGTTCATCACCGCGGCTCTGCTGGCGCGGGAGACGACGTCGTTGGCGTTTCTGGTCGCGTTCCGCCCGGGTCTGGTCAGCCCCACGTTGTCGGCGCAGATGGCCGCGACGTTCGCCCGGCACGCCCCGGGCCGCATCCTGCTCAACGTCGTGGTCGGCGGTGAGGCCCACGAGCAGCGCGCGTTCGGCGACCATCTGGGCAAGGATGCGCGCTACGCCCGGTGCGACGAGTTCCTCGACGTGGTCCGCCGGTTGTGGGCCGGGGAGAGCGTGACGCGCGACGGCGAGCACATCCAGGTGGAGAACGCCACAATCCCCTCGCATCCGGACCCGGTGCCGCCGTTGTACTTCGGGGGCAGTTCGGCGGCCGCGGGTCCTGTGGCGGCCCGGCATGCCGATGTGTACCTGACCTGGGGTGAGCCACCCGAGGCGGTGCGCGACAAGGTGGACTGGATCCGTAAGCTGGCCGCCGAGCAGGGTCGCGAGGTGCGCTTCGGCATCCGACTGCACACGATCTCGCGCGACAGCGCCGCCGAGGCGTGGGCTCAGGCCGACAGGCTGATCGCCGCCCTCGACGAGGACACGGTGCGCAACGCGCAGAACAGCCTGCGCCGCAGCGAATCCGAGGGTCAGCGGCGGATGCTGGCCCTGCATGAGGCCCATCGGCGCGACGGCAGTTGGCATGATGCCCGATCATTGGAGGTGGCACCGAACCTATGGGCCGGGGTCGGGCTGGTCCGCGGCGGTGCCGGCACCGCACTGGTGGGAACGCACACCGAGGTGGCCGACCGCATCGCCGAGTACGCCGACGTCGGCATCGATGAGTTCATCTTCTCCGGGTACCCACACCTGGAGGAGTTGTTCTGGTTCGGCGAGGGTGTGGTGCCGCTGCTGCGTCAGCGCGGTCTGTTTACTGCCGAAAAGCCATCCGTGGCAACGGTATCGATCCCCTTCGTCGGCGCTGCGCGATGA
- a CDS encoding MCE family protein, with protein MTFGRIAVKLGATSLILLTFTALIIVVFGQLRFDRTHGYAAKFSNASGIRPGQFVRAAGVEVGKVGGVHLDADGHTIVVTFSVDRSLPLDQSTRARIRYADLIGNRFLELEPGAIDGAAPPLEPGGVIPVDRTEPALDLDALIGGFEPLFKSLDAEKVNTIAQSLITVFQGQGGTVENILTQAGQLTQTLAQRDRVIGEVISNLNILLQTTAKHQRELDGAVVDLRNLIVGLNERGDAIADGVADIGRTAGTLADLLADNRPVLQRTVAGLQTVQQPLVNQDPQLSDLLTELPDALAILARSGGVYGDFFNFYLCDASIQLNGLQPGGPVRTVKLLSQPSGRCAPK; from the coding sequence ATGACGTTCGGTCGAATCGCCGTCAAACTCGGCGCCACTTCACTGATCTTGTTGACGTTCACCGCTCTGATCATCGTGGTGTTCGGTCAGCTACGGTTCGACCGCACCCACGGCTACGCGGCGAAGTTCTCCAACGCCAGCGGGATTCGGCCCGGACAGTTCGTGCGTGCAGCGGGCGTAGAGGTCGGCAAGGTCGGCGGCGTCCACCTCGACGCCGACGGCCACACGATCGTCGTCACGTTCAGCGTCGATCGATCGCTGCCCCTCGACCAGAGCACCCGCGCACGCATCCGCTACGCCGACCTCATCGGCAACCGCTTCCTCGAGTTGGAACCGGGTGCCATCGACGGCGCAGCGCCACCACTCGAGCCCGGCGGTGTCATCCCCGTGGATCGGACTGAGCCCGCACTCGATCTCGACGCTCTGATCGGAGGATTCGAACCGCTCTTCAAATCCCTCGACGCGGAGAAGGTCAACACCATCGCGCAGTCACTGATCACTGTTTTCCAGGGCCAGGGCGGCACGGTCGAGAACATCCTCACACAAGCGGGACAGCTGACTCAGACGCTCGCACAACGAGACCGGGTCATCGGCGAGGTGATCTCCAATCTCAACATACTTCTCCAGACCACGGCCAAGCATCAGCGGGAACTCGACGGGGCGGTGGTCGATCTGCGCAACCTCATCGTCGGGCTCAACGAACGCGGTGATGCCATCGCCGACGGAGTCGCCGACATCGGCCGCACAGCAGGCACGCTGGCCGATCTCCTCGCCGACAACCGGCCGGTCCTGCAACGCACGGTGGCTGGCCTCCAGACCGTGCAGCAACCCCTGGTCAACCAGGATCCGCAGCTGTCCGATCTGCTGACCGAGCTGCCGGATGCGCTCGCGATATTGGCTCGCTCGGGTGGAGTCTACGGAGACTTTTTCAACTTCTACCTGTGCGACGCCAGCATCCAACTGAACGGCCTGCAGCCTGGCGGCCCGGTCCGCACCGTCAAGCTGCTCAGTCAGCCCTCTGGTCGGTGCGCGCCGAAATGA
- a CDS encoding MCE family protein, translating to MMRTGRIRRSYKPAGAVLAVAVIALVTLVYLQFRGALTPSVQLTVLAPRAGLVLDPGSKVTLDGVVIGRVTQVQQVVTGDVPAARILVDVAPRYLDVLPVNVDTTITASTVFGNKYVAFRSPTTPARPVTSTDVLYVAQGAVTTEFNSLFESVTDIAEKIDPIELNMTLKATATALTGLGDDFGRSLVEANNVLHRVNPRMPRVRENIDRLADLTDIYRGSAQPLLDGLRDALTTVRTLNDERDNLDQALLAALGFAEPGADTIERAAPYLVRGLADLTPTAELLDEYSPALFCTIRNYHDVAPKVSAALGGNGYAAVTTTELVGGAAPYVYPDNLPRTNARGGPGGAPGCWQSITRDLWPAPALVMDTGASLAPYNHFEWGQPLLNEYVWGRQVGEYTVNP from the coding sequence ATGATGCGTACCGGACGGATCCGACGTTCCTACAAGCCCGCAGGTGCGGTGCTGGCGGTAGCCGTCATAGCACTCGTGACGCTGGTCTACCTCCAGTTTCGTGGCGCCTTGACGCCATCGGTCCAGTTGACGGTGCTCGCACCGCGAGCGGGCCTGGTTCTGGATCCCGGGTCGAAAGTCACCCTGGATGGCGTTGTGATCGGGCGCGTCACGCAGGTCCAGCAGGTCGTCACCGGGGACGTCCCTGCCGCGCGCATCCTCGTCGACGTCGCGCCGAGATATCTCGATGTTCTTCCCGTCAACGTCGACACGACGATCACCGCATCGACGGTGTTCGGCAACAAGTACGTCGCATTCCGGTCGCCAACAACTCCTGCTCGGCCGGTGACGTCCACCGACGTCCTCTACGTCGCGCAGGGAGCGGTGACCACCGAGTTCAATTCGCTGTTCGAGTCGGTGACCGATATCGCCGAGAAGATCGATCCCATCGAGCTCAACATGACTCTCAAGGCGACGGCCACCGCGCTGACGGGCCTGGGGGACGATTTCGGCCGATCGCTCGTCGAGGCCAACAACGTGCTGCACAGAGTCAACCCGCGCATGCCACGGGTGCGCGAGAACATCGATCGCCTCGCCGATCTCACCGACATCTACCGGGGGAGCGCCCAACCGCTTCTCGACGGGCTCCGCGATGCCTTGACCACGGTCCGCACCCTGAACGACGAGCGCGACAACCTGGACCAGGCGTTGCTGGCCGCCCTGGGCTTCGCTGAACCGGGCGCAGACACGATCGAGCGGGCCGCCCCCTACCTCGTGCGCGGGCTGGCCGACCTCACACCGACCGCAGAACTTCTCGACGAGTACTCCCCCGCGTTGTTCTGCACCATCCGCAACTACCACGACGTTGCGCCCAAAGTGTCTGCCGCGTTGGGCGGCAACGGCTACGCAGCAGTCACGACCACCGAGCTGGTGGGCGGCGCCGCACCGTATGTCTACCCCGACAATCTCCCGCGGACCAACGCCCGCGGCGGCCCTGGTGGGGCGCCGGGCTGCTGGCAGTCGATCACCCGTGATCTGTGGCCTGCACCCGCGCTGGTGATGGACACCGGAGCGTCGCTGGCGCCCTACAACCATTTCGAATGGGGACAGCCCCTGCTCAACGAGTACGTCTGGGGCCGCCAGGTCGGCGAGTACACGGTGAACCCATGA